The Corynebacterium freiburgense region TGGTGGCGGGGTAGTATCAAAGTAGATCAAAAAGGAGGTGCATGGAAACAATGCTTCGGCGGGGTTCGCGGGGAAAATCTGAGGAAATTGGTTTCCTTATGCACCATCCAGAAAATCCACTCGGTGCTCATGAAATTGCGCAAAATCAACGTTTTCTGCGCACGTATTTATCGGCAACTGTTGGCATAGACTTTGAAAATGAAAATATTGAGGAAATTGTAAAAGACTTTGCCGCAATGAGTGGGCAATATTCTGAAATGCGGATGGAGAATGTCCTCGGCGGCTGCTATCTATTGCATCATTATTTGCCTAAACTCAAACAACTAGCATTAGACCTCGGTCATATTAACTATGAAATGCTGCGCACAATTTGGATGGGTTTGGTGGCCGCGCCTTGCTTAGGGCAACCGAGTGCGTTGTGGGATCGCATTGATAATTTCTTGGTCAATCAACTCAGCCCAAGCAAACCCAGGCAGGCATTGCCAACTTGGCAGCATATTCGCCAAGCATTGCGTGATGAACTCGTCCGTTTGGGTCTTTATGAGGATCTTGAAGTGCAAGATGCCGAAGTTGACCGCATAATTGAACCTAATTTCGGTGTGGAATTATTAAAGTCCACGCAGCCGGGGGCTTCTACTATTATGGTCACCCTGCCTAGTGACGCCGCCTATATGGTCAAAGAAAACCTTGAAGTTGCAGCAAAAAACCAGGGGATCCGCCAAGATGAGGTAATTACCAGTCAGCTGTGCGGAAATGGAACCACAACCCTTAATCACACCGTTCATATTTTCGGTATATGTGAACTAGAGCCAGACCAAGACGCTGAACTTGTCTATGCACAAGGCATTGGCCGCCTTACAAAAACCCAGCAACAACGCCTATCACAGAAATACCGCTACCATAACGCGACGTCGATAGCCGCAATTAGCCGTGATGTGCATGACCCAACGCCTGCGCAACGCATGCTTGTAATGCTCCGCGACGGAACATGCCGCTTCCCAGGGTGCCATATCGACGCGCGCTATTGCGATATCGACCATATTGTTAATCACGAGCAGGGTGGCTGGACCACACTTTCAAATTTGCAGTCACTCTGCCGGCACCACCACAACTATAAAACTGATCGTCATGCCCGGGCCGCCGCCGATGAATATGGTGCAATTACCTGGGAGTTCAATACTGGCCGCATAGTAACAACCCTGCCAACCGGGCCACTGGCTGGAAAAATCACCGGTACCCCGGAAGGTATAACTACCCGCCATAACAAAGCAACCGAACCGGAAGAGTATTCGTTACGTCCTCCGAAATATGATGGATTTGGAAGGTGGGGCACAACACTAAGCAAGCGAAGGAAAAAACAACGAGAACGCCACCTGCAACGCAACGGGGTACCACTCACAGCCGGAGATAAGTATGAGGATTGGCTTCCTATCCCAAGTGCCCCGCCGGAAGAGTAGCTGCGATTTTCACAGAAACTTGTTAGGTTCAAAGCTGTGCATGAAGTGGCATTAAGTACTCAACTAGCCCAAGTTGTGGCGCGTGCGGCAGCAGGCCGAACTGTCCGCCAAGTGCGGGTCGAAGTAGGAGCACTCCGCCAAGTCGTGCCAGAAACACTTGCCTATGCTTGGCGATTCGTTATTCAAGACACCCCACTTCAAACTGCACACCTTCATATAATTCCGGTTCCGCTACAACTCCAATGCGAAACCGGGCACCTCACAAATGTCACCGGTGAACTGGACTTTTCCTGCTCGCTTTGCGACGCCCCAACCCGCATTGTTTCCGGGGAAGAGTTCCGCGTCATCGACATAGATGTTGACTAAGAAAGGCACTCACCATGGGTCGGTTCCACCGCCACGACGATGGCACAGTCCACACTCACGACGACCACTCGGGATATACCACCGGCAAAGAACGTATTGCAGTACTTGAAGACATTTTTATAGAAAATGATCGATGCGCAGCAGAGAACCGCGCCGCTTTTGATAAACATAATGTCCAAGTAGTCAATATTATGAGCTCCCCAGGTGCCGGGAAAACCAGTGTTCTTCAACATGTTCTGCAAGCCGCGCAAGGAAAAATCCGCGTAGGGGTGGTCGAAGGAGATATTGAAACTTCTATTGATGCGGACCGCCTCGGAGGATATGGTGCACAAATTTCATTATTGAATACGGGGCATGGATTCGGTGGCGAATGTCATCTAGACGCTCCAATGGTGGCGCGTGCTTTAAAAGACCTGGATCTTGAAAACCTTGACCTTGTTCTTATTGAAAATGTCGGCAATCTCGTGTGTCCAGCGGAATTTGAAGTAGGAGAACACCGCAAGGCCATGATCTTCTCTGTTACCGAAGGAGAGGATAAACCACTGAAATACCCAGTGATGTTTCGCTCCGTAGAAGCAGTGGTGGTGAATAAAATCGATCTGCTTCCTTATCTTGATTTTGATATGGAACTTTTTAAAGCAAATCTAGAAAAAGTTCATCCCGGTGTGCCTGTGTTTGAAGTTTCGGCAAAAACGGGAGAAGGCATCGAATCCTGGCTTCAATGGCTATTTAAGTGATACGCTAAGCCTATATAACGCTAATTTCTTATTTCCTAGGGGAAGGTTAGCGTTATGCTGGCTTCAATTTTGGAACCAACATCAACACTTGCAATTATTTTGCAAGTAGCGGTGATTTTGTTCTGTTTACTTCGCGGAACGCACTATGGGGGTATTGGATTAGGCTTGATCTCGGGGGTTGGCCTCATCATTATGGTGTTCGTTTTCGGGCTGGAACCCGGCGAACCACCAATGTCTGTAATGCTCACCATTATTGCGGTCATTGGTTGCGCATCTGCACTTCAACAATCCCAAGGTTTGGATGTAATGATGCAATTCGCGGAAAAACTTCTGCGGAAAAAACCAGAAATGATAACCATAATGGCGCCGCTTACTACCTGGACACTTACCGTGCTATGCGGCACTGGTCACGTTGTGTACACAATGTTTCCTATTATCGAAGACATTGCGGTGAAAAAACATATCCGGCCAGAGCGGCCCATGGCAGTAGCATCTACGGCATCGCAGATGGGAATTACGGCATCACCAGTTTCCGTTGCCACTGTGTCATTGGTTTCTATACTTGCGGAAAATGCGGGGGTCACCGGCAAAGCGTTTTCTATTCCGCAGATTCTTAGTGTGGCTTTGCCAGCGTCTCTTTGTGGCGTTGTACTTGCCGCCTTATGGTCCTTGCGCCGCGGAAAAGACCTGGATAAAGACGAACAGTTCCAAGAAAAACTAAAAGATCCCGAATTTAAAGAAGCCATTTACGGTGCTAGTGAAACTTTATTGGGGAAAGTGTTTCCGGCAAGCGCGTATCGTGCGGTTGGTGTGTTCTTTTCCGCGATTCTTATAGTGGTTATCCTTGGTGCTTTTGAGTTTCTCCGTCCTGAATTTGCTGGGGAAAACGGTGAGTTAAAACCGCTTTCAATGAACCTTGTTATCCAAATGGTTATGCTTGCAGCCGGCGCCATAATCTTGGTGTTTTGCGGGGCAGACAATAGTAAAATTGCGTCGACAACCGTGTTTAAAGCCGGTATGACAGCGGTGTTTTCGGTATTTGGTGTGGCCTGGATGGCAGACACCTTCTTTCAAACGCATGTTTTAGCGTTGGAGAGTAGCCTCGGTGAAGTTATTGAGCAAGCTCCGTGGGCATATGCAATCGTATTGTTTGTGGTGTCCAAACTGGTGAATTCCCAGGCGGCGGCGCTGGTAGCAATTGCTCCTATTGGTTTGCAATTAGGGGTAGCCCCTGAAGTGCTCGTTGGTTTCTATGGAGCGGCCTACGGCTACTTTATTTTGCCAACCTATCCTTCGGATTTGGCGTGTATTGGCTTTGACCGCACGGGCACTACTCGCATTGGCCGGTTTATTATTAATCACTCGTTTATTATTCCGGGTTTGATTGGGGTGGTTACCTCATGTGTGGTTGGTAGTGTATTGGCCCAACTGCTGCTTTGATTTCCTGTGTAAAGGGGTGCTTTGGGGGTAAGTTTCCCCTGTGAGATTTCTTGCATTGTGGTAACTAAGGGTTCCCTGACCTGCGGGGATGTATAAGCGATTCCCGCAGTTCGGGGCGATGAATTACGGATTTTTGCCGAGCGTGAGCCGACAGTTCTGGGTGGCTGAACTGTCCTGGGGGCGATAGTCTGCAAACATACGCATGTACCGAATAAAAAGGATGGATCTCATGGATTTCGGCGCTAGTTGGCAGGGTTCTTCCTTGCGCGAAAACCTTGAGCGGCGGGGGGTTTCACGCCGCGATTTTATGAAGCTTTGTGGCGGACTTGCCGCATTATTTGCGTACGGTGCTCCAGAGATCCCGCAAGCCCATGCAGAAGAACTGGAAACTCAAGCCCAAGAGATTGCCGATAAGCTCGGGGCCGTCGAAAAGCCAAATGTAGCGTGGCTGCAGCTGCAGGAGTGCACGGGCTGTATGGAATCGGTACTACGTTCGGGTGGGACCACTGTTGAGGACCTAGTTTTAGGCATGCTCAGCATGAATTACAACGAGCTGGTCATGGCGGCTTCGGGTGAGGCTGCGGAGAAAGCGCTGCATGATCTTAATGAGCAGCCCCACATTTTGGTGGTGAATGGTTCGGTCCCCGTCGAGGAAAACGGTGTGTACTGTATGATCGGCGGGCATTCAGCAGAGCAGGTGCTTCTTGACGCCGCGAAAAATGCCACCGTTATTTTGGCTGTGGGTGCGTGCGCGGTGTATGGATCGGTACAGGCTGCACGTCCAAATCCAACCGGTGCGGTAGGTGTAGACGAAATTATTAAAGATAAGCCAGTAATTAATGTGTCTGGCTGCCCGCCAATTGGTGAAGTTATTACCGCAACCATTACGTATGTGCTTACTCATGGCACCGCACCGAAAGTAGATGCGGAAGGGCGGCCATTATTTGCCTACGATCAGCGTATCCATGATTCGTGTCCGCGTCGTGCACATTTTGACGCCGGGCAATTTGTTCGTTCCTTTGATGATGCGGGCGCTCGCAATGGTTGGTGCCTCTATGAAGTTGGTTGTAAAGGTCCTTCGACCTTTAGCCCGTGCCCTATTATTCAATGGAATTTAAAGTCCGGTTGGCCGATTGGCGCTGGACACCCATGTATTGGCTGCACAGAAAAAGACTTCTTTGATAAGTTCACCCCGTTCTATTCCACGCTGCCTGATGTGGTTGGCGTGGGTATTGAATCCAGCGTGGAAAAACTCGGTTGGGGCATGATCGGTGCGGCGGCAGCCGGTGCGGCAGTGCACGCCGGTATTACAGCGGTTCGAAAGTCTCGTCACCGGGAAGACGAAGAATTATTAGCGGCGTTTGGTGAACCAGTGCACTTGCCTATGCCAACAATGCCTGGAAAGGAAAACGATCAGTAATGGCTGAACGTGTTGTTATTGACCCTTTGACTCGTATTGAAGGGCATCTGCGCATCGAGCTTGAACGAGAAGGCGACAAGATTGTGCAGGCGTGGAGTGAAACCACGCAATTCCGCGGCATTGAAACCATTGTGAAGGATCGTGATCCGCGGGACGTATGGGCATTTGTTGGTCGCATTTGTGGTGTGTGCACCGGAACGCATTCAGTTGCTTCGATTACCGCAGTTGAGGATGCCATTGGCTCGAACCCACCACCGCAAGCACAATTAATTCGTGACCTTGTTATGGCTAGCCAAGAAATCCATGACCATGTTGTGCATTTCTATCACCTTCACGCCTTGGATTGGGTAAATGTGGTTTCTGCTGCAGAAGCAGACCCAGCAAAAGCGGTGGAATTTGCTAAGTCTATTGGCTCGAAGTGGACTGGAAATTCAGAGGAAAAATTCGCCAAGGTAAAGGAAACCCTGCAGGGGGTTCTGGAATCCGGGCAGCTTTCTATTTTTACCGGAGGATATTGGGATCACCCGGATTATAGGCTTCCCCCAGAAGCGAATTTGATGGCGGTGTCACACTATCTTGATGCATTGGAGTTCCAACGGTCGATTATTCGGGTAAATACTGTTTTTGGTGGTAAAAATCCGCACCCGAATTTCCTTGTTGGTGGTATGGCGTGCTCAATTGACCCGAATAAATCAGAAACCGTTAACCAAGTGCAATTAGATCAAATTGGTGCTTGGGTGAAGGAAATCTCGGATTTTGTGGAGCATTGTTATTATCCAGATGCCGTAGCGATTATGTCGGTGTATAAGGATTACTTTGATATTGGGGCATCTTCCCCGAACTTCCTAGCGGTGGGCATGTCTGGGACGCGGTTCCAGGGGGACGTCAATAAACAAGCGGTGTCGAATACAAACCCCAAAGTAAAACCAGGCGTAATTCTGGACGGCGACTATACCAAAGTGCACCCCTTGGAAGTTGGCATGATCCGTGAATATATTTCCTCGGCATGGTACACATACAAAGACGGTGATTCCGCAGGTGTTGCGCCTGCGGTTGGGGAAACAACAGTAAAATACACCGGGCCAAAACCGCCATATACGTGGCTAGCTGATAGCGATAAATATACCTGGTCCAAAGCACCGCGGTACGACGGCCGCCCAACCCAGGTTGGTCCGATTGCCCGAGTGCTCTCCGCATATATTCAAGGCGAAGAACTCACCAAAAAATTGGTTGATGAAGCAGCCAAGAAACTCGATATTAAAGTCGAGCAATTGAATTCTACTGGTGGCCGTACCTTTGCCAGGGCGGTCGAGGCAGTGACTACAGCCCATCATCTCAGTGATGATTTGCTTCCAAAATTTATTGATGGGTTAACCCGTGGTGACTATAATGTTTTCGACCCAACAAAATGGGAACCTTCATCCTGGCCAAAGAAAGCCGATGGGTTTGCCCTCCAAGAAGTAGCCCGAGGTTGCCTTGGGCACTGGGTCAGTATAGAAAAAGGCAAGGTCACAAATTATCAGGCAGTGGTTCCTACCACATGGCTCGCTGGCGGCCGTGACCCCGAAGGCAATATGGGGCCGTATGAAGAATCCCTTGCGGGGAATAAAAGACATCCTCTCATTGACCCTAAACAACCATTGGAAGCGTTACGTACCATTCACTCCTTTGATCCATGTATGTCCTGTGCTGTGCACATCATGGATGAAAACGGCAATATGCAAGTGCAGGTGATTACGCCATGAGCACCCGAGTGATTCGTGTGGCAACCAGCTATCCGGTGCGAAAACTAAGCCCCGGACGACTTCTAGCGATGGCGGCAGTATCCCCAGAAGGCTCCAAAGACCCAGTAGATTTGGCGCTGGATGCCTCACTGAAGGTGAACCGCCCAGATATTGTCCCAACGTTTACTTCAGAATTCAGCCCCGCAAGCCCAAAGCGCAAATACTCCTTAGCCAAAGTAGATTTACCGCAAGTAGGCAATGTAATGGTTATGCGCGGTGATTTTAATGCCGTAATGGCATCCGCCAAAATGACCCGCGAAGAGCGCGCGCTTATTACCCGAAACGCGGAAATCCAAGATAAAGCAGGCCGTAGATGTCTGGCAGTGGCAAGTGCACCAGTAGGCTCAGATGGCACCATAGGCGAATACCGCATGGAAGGTTTTGTGGCGCTTTCCTTGGAGCACCCACAGGAACTTGCCTCAAATGTGGCAGCTAATCCGAATGAATGGGTACGCGTAAACATTTGGTCCGCAACATTGCGTTTTCAGCACTGGGCCAATATGGCACTTATTGTGCTTATGAGCACATCCGGCTATTACATTATGCGGCCGTTTTTTGGGCCTGCCGCAGAAACCGGACCAGATGTTGGGTATTTAATGGGTTGGATCAGGCTTATCCATTATGTGTCCGCATTCTTGTGGTTAGGGCTTGGATTTTCCCGCTTGATCTTGAGTTTTACAGCTAAAGACAGGCAGCTACGTTGGCGTTCACTGTGGCCATTGAACTCCAAAGAAGACGTAAAAAACCTGTGGGGAACTATGCAGTACTATATGTTCCTGCGCAAACACGGACCGCTCTATTTGGCACATAATCCTTTGCAGCAGCTTTCCTATACTGGAATCTATGCAATGTGTTTTATCCAAATGTGGACCGGGCTTATGTTGTATGGGCTTTACCACCAGGACAATTGGTTTTGGATTCTTATGGCCTATCCGGTGCACTGGTTTGGTATTCCGGTAATTCGATTAATCCACGCGCTTATTATGTTTGTTTTGTGGGCGTTTGTGGTGCTTCATGTGTATTTGGCTATTCGTGCAGATGCCCTGGAACGCCACGGTGGTGTGTCATCTATGTTTAATGGTGGCGTATGGTTGCGTCGCGGAGCCCGACCAGTAGATGCACCGGAGATCGGATGATTGTACTCGGTATTGGCAACCCAATTATGGGTGATGATGGCATAGGACTTGCCATTATGCGTCGGCTTCGAGCTGAGAAAGTTGATGACCTTGATTGGGTTCCTAGCCGCCATAGCACAGCTGCCGAAGACACTGTC contains the following coding sequences:
- a CDS encoding HNH endonuclease signature motif containing protein; the encoded protein is METMLRRGSRGKSEEIGFLMHHPENPLGAHEIAQNQRFLRTYLSATVGIDFENENIEEIVKDFAAMSGQYSEMRMENVLGGCYLLHHYLPKLKQLALDLGHINYEMLRTIWMGLVAAPCLGQPSALWDRIDNFLVNQLSPSKPRQALPTWQHIRQALRDELVRLGLYEDLEVQDAEVDRIIEPNFGVELLKSTQPGASTIMVTLPSDAAYMVKENLEVAAKNQGIRQDEVITSQLCGNGTTTLNHTVHIFGICELEPDQDAELVYAQGIGRLTKTQQQRLSQKYRYHNATSIAAISRDVHDPTPAQRMLVMLRDGTCRFPGCHIDARYCDIDHIVNHEQGGWTTLSNLQSLCRHHHNYKTDRHARAAADEYGAITWEFNTGRIVTTLPTGPLAGKITGTPEGITTRHNKATEPEEYSLRPPKYDGFGRWGTTLSKRRKKQRERHLQRNGVPLTAGDKYEDWLPIPSAPPEE
- a CDS encoding hydrogenase maturation nickel metallochaperone HypA → MHEVALSTQLAQVVARAAAGRTVRQVRVEVGALRQVVPETLAYAWRFVIQDTPLQTAHLHIIPVPLQLQCETGHLTNVTGELDFSCSLCDAPTRIVSGEEFRVIDIDVD
- the hypB gene encoding hydrogenase nickel incorporation protein HypB → MGRFHRHDDGTVHTHDDHSGYTTGKERIAVLEDIFIENDRCAAENRAAFDKHNVQVVNIMSSPGAGKTSVLQHVLQAAQGKIRVGVVEGDIETSIDADRLGGYGAQISLLNTGHGFGGECHLDAPMVARALKDLDLENLDLVLIENVGNLVCPAEFEVGEHRKAMIFSVTEGEDKPLKYPVMFRSVEAVVVNKIDLLPYLDFDMELFKANLEKVHPGVPVFEVSAKTGEGIESWLQWLFK
- a CDS encoding anaerobic C4-dicarboxylate transporter, producing the protein MLASILEPTSTLAIILQVAVILFCLLRGTHYGGIGLGLISGVGLIIMVFVFGLEPGEPPMSVMLTIIAVIGCASALQQSQGLDVMMQFAEKLLRKKPEMITIMAPLTTWTLTVLCGTGHVVYTMFPIIEDIAVKKHIRPERPMAVASTASQMGITASPVSVATVSLVSILAENAGVTGKAFSIPQILSVALPASLCGVVLAALWSLRRGKDLDKDEQFQEKLKDPEFKEAIYGASETLLGKVFPASAYRAVGVFFSAILIVVILGAFEFLRPEFAGENGELKPLSMNLVIQMVMLAAGAIILVFCGADNSKIASTTVFKAGMTAVFSVFGVAWMADTFFQTHVLALESSLGEVIEQAPWAYAIVLFVVSKLVNSQAAALVAIAPIGLQLGVAPEVLVGFYGAAYGYFILPTYPSDLACIGFDRTGTTRIGRFIINHSFIIPGLIGVVTSCVVGSVLAQLLL
- a CDS encoding hydrogenase small subunit; the protein is MDFGASWQGSSLRENLERRGVSRRDFMKLCGGLAALFAYGAPEIPQAHAEELETQAQEIADKLGAVEKPNVAWLQLQECTGCMESVLRSGGTTVEDLVLGMLSMNYNELVMAASGEAAEKALHDLNEQPHILVVNGSVPVEENGVYCMIGGHSAEQVLLDAAKNATVILAVGACAVYGSVQAARPNPTGAVGVDEIIKDKPVINVSGCPPIGEVITATITYVLTHGTAPKVDAEGRPLFAYDQRIHDSCPRRAHFDAGQFVRSFDDAGARNGWCLYEVGCKGPSTFSPCPIIQWNLKSGWPIGAGHPCIGCTEKDFFDKFTPFYSTLPDVVGVGIESSVEKLGWGMIGAAAAGAAVHAGITAVRKSRHREDEELLAAFGEPVHLPMPTMPGKENDQ
- a CDS encoding nickel-dependent hydrogenase large subunit, which gives rise to MAERVVIDPLTRIEGHLRIELEREGDKIVQAWSETTQFRGIETIVKDRDPRDVWAFVGRICGVCTGTHSVASITAVEDAIGSNPPPQAQLIRDLVMASQEIHDHVVHFYHLHALDWVNVVSAAEADPAKAVEFAKSIGSKWTGNSEEKFAKVKETLQGVLESGQLSIFTGGYWDHPDYRLPPEANLMAVSHYLDALEFQRSIIRVNTVFGGKNPHPNFLVGGMACSIDPNKSETVNQVQLDQIGAWVKEISDFVEHCYYPDAVAIMSVYKDYFDIGASSPNFLAVGMSGTRFQGDVNKQAVSNTNPKVKPGVILDGDYTKVHPLEVGMIREYISSAWYTYKDGDSAGVAPAVGETTVKYTGPKPPYTWLADSDKYTWSKAPRYDGRPTQVGPIARVLSAYIQGEELTKKLVDEAAKKLDIKVEQLNSTGGRTFARAVEAVTTAHHLSDDLLPKFIDGLTRGDYNVFDPTKWEPSSWPKKADGFALQEVARGCLGHWVSIEKGKVTNYQAVVPTTWLAGGRDPEGNMGPYEESLAGNKRHPLIDPKQPLEALRTIHSFDPCMSCAVHIMDENGNMQVQVITP
- the cybH gene encoding Ni/Fe-hydrogenase, b-type cytochrome subunit translates to MSTRVIRVATSYPVRKLSPGRLLAMAAVSPEGSKDPVDLALDASLKVNRPDIVPTFTSEFSPASPKRKYSLAKVDLPQVGNVMVMRGDFNAVMASAKMTREERALITRNAEIQDKAGRRCLAVASAPVGSDGTIGEYRMEGFVALSLEHPQELASNVAANPNEWVRVNIWSATLRFQHWANMALIVLMSTSGYYIMRPFFGPAAETGPDVGYLMGWIRLIHYVSAFLWLGLGFSRLILSFTAKDRQLRWRSLWPLNSKEDVKNLWGTMQYYMFLRKHGPLYLAHNPLQQLSYTGIYAMCFIQMWTGLMLYGLYHQDNWFWILMAYPVHWFGIPVIRLIHALIMFVLWAFVVLHVYLAIRADALERHGGVSSMFNGGVWLRRGARPVDAPEIG